In a genomic window of Virgibacillus sp. SK37:
- a CDS encoding HK97 gp10 family phage protein, protein MSLVLEVLGVDEQQFIGIVRNCREAIHKSVNYTAQNTLARVKINAPKDHGRLAGSFQLHKDDDLTYRVFTKVKYALMVNNGTGEFGPNKRPITPKNGEYLVFNIGSRTIFTKEVKGQKPNPYIDTSIDETKTRLQEFIEKSIQEVA, encoded by the coding sequence ATGAGCCTAGTATTAGAAGTTTTAGGAGTTGATGAACAACAATTTATTGGAATTGTTAGAAATTGCAGGGAGGCTATTCATAAATCCGTTAATTATACAGCACAGAATACTTTAGCAAGGGTGAAGATAAATGCACCAAAGGATCATGGACGATTGGCAGGTAGTTTTCAATTACATAAAGACGACGACCTTACATACCGTGTATTCACTAAAGTTAAATATGCCTTAATGGTCAACAACGGAACAGGGGAGTTTGGACCAAATAAACGGCCAATCACTCCGAAGAATGGGGAGTATCTGGTATTTAATATTGGTAGTAGAACCATTTTTACAAAAGAGGTTAAAGGACAAAAACCTAATCCTTATATTGACACCTCTATTGACGAAACAAAAACAAGACTACAAGAGTTTATAGAAAAGTCTATCCAAGAGGTTGCTTAA
- a CDS encoding XkdF-like putative serine protease domain-containing protein, whose translation MPELSSPIIGLNKDLQIMTGAVLIPDEPDTDGDVVTKSQIEALMYEYMEKYQNSDLQHSLNNVAKVVESYLLPFPMTVKVYGKEVELPIGTWIMSVKVSDPDIWQAVLDGKLTGFSIMGVRRSTLEDFSFKSATNEQLNDLVNKSERTTLAELGDFVITHVSIVDKPAVPKAEFFAFKSKELEEKGLFKRFVEFMKDERAKKSKGEDVEMTKEELKDFILSVVKGAETEEVEEDTTTEEVEETTTQEGDTTEEDTSASEETNKEDKEDNETSTEEETNTEETDKKSEKELTDEYIKNLIKTTIMELSADGVNSGVGGTSKKSAKSRNKSSEAFDFDAEAGKPEQGFDFYEFLGRDKNGVKKEEKGEF comes from the coding sequence ATGCCTGAATTAAGTAGTCCAATTATTGGTTTAAATAAGGATTTACAAATCATGACTGGTGCTGTACTTATACCAGACGAGCCAGATACTGACGGTGATGTAGTCACTAAGAGTCAGATTGAAGCCCTTATGTATGAGTATATGGAAAAATACCAAAATAGCGATTTACAGCACTCATTGAACAATGTTGCAAAAGTTGTAGAGAGTTATTTATTGCCTTTCCCAATGACTGTAAAAGTTTATGGAAAGGAAGTTGAGTTACCTATTGGCACATGGATTATGTCTGTTAAAGTTTCTGACCCTGATATATGGCAAGCCGTACTAGACGGGAAGTTGACAGGGTTCTCCATTATGGGAGTAAGACGTTCCACTCTTGAAGACTTTTCATTTAAGTCAGCAACCAATGAGCAGTTGAATGATTTAGTAAATAAGAGTGAAAGAACTACTCTAGCAGAACTAGGAGATTTCGTTATCACCCATGTGTCAATTGTAGATAAGCCTGCTGTTCCAAAAGCAGAATTCTTTGCCTTTAAATCTAAGGAATTAGAAGAAAAGGGATTGTTTAAGAGGTTCGTAGAGTTTATGAAAGACGAACGAGCCAAGAAATCGAAAGGAGAGGATGTCGAAATGACTAAAGAAGAATTGAAAGATTTTATTTTATCCGTAGTGAAAGGTGCTGAGACCGAAGAGGTGGAGGAAGATACCACAACTGAAGAAGTAGAAGAAACTACTACTCAAGAGGGGGATACAACTGAAGAAGATACTTCCGCTTCTGAAGAAACAAATAAAGAAGATAAGGAAGATAACGAAACTTCAACAGAAGAAGAGACTAACACTGAAGAGACTGATAAGAAGTCTGAAAAGGAATTAACAGACGAATATATCAAGAATTTAATTAAAACTACAATCATGGAATTAAGCGCAGATGGTGTTAATAGTGGTGTAGGCGGCACTTCTAAGAAATCCGCAAAAAGTAGAAATAAGAGTAGCGAAGCATTTGACTTCGACGCAGAGGCAGGAAAGCCTGAGCAAGGATTCGATTTTTATGAATTCTTAGGCCGTGATAAGAACGGCGTTAAAAAAGAAGAAAAGGGGGAATTTTAA
- a CDS encoding ClpP family protease — translation MESKDRKLILSEDVNGSSVRGLIQKILEINLYDQEKEEKEVGYKREPIELIVNSFGGSVYDGFALVSVMETSKTPIHTICLGSAMSMGFIIYLAGHKRFAHRFSTFMYHEIISGGFQKTEEHRRNVKECERLQKQYDDYVLEKTTLYQEKLDNVKSTVTDWYIPAEEAVKYGIVQELV, via the coding sequence GTGGAAAGTAAAGATAGAAAATTAATATTATCAGAAGATGTGAACGGTTCATCAGTAAGAGGTCTTATTCAAAAGATACTGGAGATTAATCTTTATGATCAAGAAAAAGAGGAAAAGGAAGTTGGATATAAAAGAGAACCAATAGAGTTAATAGTTAATTCATTTGGTGGAAGTGTTTATGACGGTTTTGCTTTAGTCTCTGTAATGGAAACAAGTAAAACACCAATACATACAATTTGCTTAGGTTCTGCTATGAGTATGGGCTTTATTATCTACCTTGCAGGACATAAAAGATTTGCACATAGATTTTCTACTTTTATGTATCACGAAATTATTTCTGGAGGCTTTCAGAAGACTGAGGAACATAGAAGGAATGTAAAAGAGTGTGAAAGATTACAAAAGCAATATGACGATTATGTATTAGAAAAGACTACTCTCTATCAAGAGAAGTTAGACAATGTGAAGTCAACAGTTACTGACTGGTATATTCCAGCAGAAGAGGCTGTTAAATACGGAATAGTTCAAGAATTAGTTTAA
- a CDS encoding phage tail tube protein, with amino-acid sequence MSKILRYFGAAFEDEFNSSTLKEPQNHVDIASSSLDIPQERVSYVPSGIGRGTKKYVKTPISGSGNVVHPVDIHSVGFWLKATLMEYAYTELTTGSGELNKHEFIGTDDAMPISFVSYVGKDIKEEYYTGCVVESLEFSFSDNVVQITANVVYADGSKRALKAKEDLNLEDLFPIAMHEVTAKINGIDKSRKIQELTITISNNPSIEAGQTIGSRTTRRIVLGERTVNISATYYYEDDEETELFENEQTFSLEVDFVSGEGTLHFEFPNCIYEGLTTPVSGRDSITQSATIRALEGSVNYNGTQVQSDIYAVLNNAKGEIL; translated from the coding sequence ATGAGTAAAATTTTAAGATATTTTGGTGCTGCTTTTGAAGACGAATTTAATAGTTCAACTTTAAAAGAGCCACAAAATCATGTAGATATAGCAAGTTCAAGTTTAGATATACCACAAGAAAGAGTTTCCTATGTACCTAGTGGTATTGGTAGAGGAACAAAAAAGTATGTAAAAACACCTATTTCTGGTAGTGGTAATGTAGTCCATCCCGTAGATATTCATTCTGTTGGTTTCTGGTTAAAGGCTACTCTAATGGAGTATGCATACACAGAATTAACAACAGGAAGTGGAGAGTTAAATAAGCATGAGTTTATTGGCACTGACGACGCTATGCCTATTTCTTTTGTTTCTTATGTAGGTAAGGATATTAAAGAAGAATATTATACAGGTTGTGTGGTTGAAAGCCTAGAATTTTCATTCAGTGATAATGTTGTACAGATTACTGCAAATGTTGTTTATGCAGACGGTAGTAAGAGAGCATTAAAGGCTAAAGAAGACTTAAATCTAGAAGATTTATTCCCTATTGCTATGCATGAAGTAACTGCAAAAATTAATGGAATTGATAAATCTAGAAAGATACAAGAACTAACTATTACTATTTCCAATAACCCTTCTATTGAGGCAGGACAAACTATTGGAAGCCGTACTACTCGCAGAATTGTATTAGGTGAACGAACTGTTAATATTTCAGCAACTTACTACTATGAGGATGATGAAGAAACCGAACTATTTGAAAACGAGCAAACCTTCTCACTTGAGGTAGATTTTGTTTCAGGTGAAGGAACTTTACATTTTGAATTTCCAAATTGTATTTACGAAGGTCTTACTACTCCAGTAAGTGGAAGAGACTCTATCACTCAAAGTGCTACTATTCGAGCATTAGAGGGATCAGTTAACTACAACGGAACTCAAGTTCAAAGTGACATATATGCAGTATTGAATAACGCGAAAGGGGAGATTTTATAA
- a CDS encoding phage portal protein has translation MKQFIYTSKKKLIEKDILERHAIKNNTEDMDFSFTDKQVVEPPYNLPALVVILEQNTYHKRAVYQKAVDIAGLGWQLKSIEEEEGIEEVENMLKSLNEDLVEVHKRGLIDYFSIGFDFYEIGREDNNPNAAIDFIEHVPAHTIRFLKGRKVALQQKGMKKKYFKRYKYPYDVHKETGEIKKLGSLPPELRAREFYSDVDYAPGHSYYGQPSIIPALGAVKGDISRREYNIDWFGNFGVPACLVTVSGGFDQGPVGEDGYTDLERAIEDRFDELTENPHSTMVLSIPSVKGSPNPVEVKIEKLSTEVKEASFRLYREDNMKEVLSSHGVPASRLAITESGALGGNVSEQETEIYKRSVIEPMQNKLERFMNSIIEHNTGSLAFEFKFNDMDLEDEQKDLDMAIKLFDKAAITPNQLIQYFGWKYNLLESSHPAMDYHYLNGQAIDGDLPEAEETAINEQINEEVENALKSLKSTVEEQIQVSKKKWWSK, from the coding sequence GTGAAGCAATTTATATATACAAGTAAGAAGAAGTTAATAGAAAAAGATATATTGGAACGACATGCTATTAAGAATAATACGGAGGATATGGACTTTTCCTTTACAGATAAACAAGTGGTAGAGCCTCCATATAATCTTCCCGCTTTAGTTGTCATTTTAGAACAGAATACATATCACAAGAGAGCCGTATATCAGAAGGCTGTTGATATTGCAGGTTTAGGGTGGCAGTTGAAATCTATAGAAGAAGAGGAAGGTATTGAAGAAGTTGAGAATATGCTTAAATCTCTGAATGAAGATTTAGTTGAAGTTCATAAAAGAGGATTAATTGATTACTTTTCTATTGGTTTTGACTTCTATGAGATTGGTAGAGAAGACAATAATCCAAATGCTGCTATTGATTTTATAGAGCATGTTCCTGCACATACTATTCGATTCTTGAAAGGTCGTAAAGTTGCACTACAACAAAAAGGAATGAAAAAGAAATATTTCAAAAGATATAAGTATCCATATGACGTGCATAAAGAAACTGGGGAGATTAAAAAACTTGGTAGTTTGCCTCCAGAATTAAGAGCAAGGGAATTCTACTCTGACGTAGATTATGCACCGGGTCATTCTTATTATGGACAACCTAGTATCATTCCTGCACTTGGAGCCGTAAAGGGTGATATTTCAAGAAGGGAATATAATATTGATTGGTTTGGCAACTTTGGTGTTCCTGCTTGTTTGGTAACTGTATCAGGGGGATTCGATCAAGGTCCTGTTGGTGAAGATGGTTATACAGATTTAGAACGAGCAATTGAAGACCGCTTTGACGAATTAACAGAAAACCCACATTCTACAATGGTGCTTTCCATTCCGTCTGTGAAGGGTTCACCCAATCCTGTTGAGGTTAAAATAGAAAAATTATCAACAGAAGTAAAAGAAGCCTCTTTCCGTTTATACAGAGAGGACAATATGAAAGAAGTATTATCTTCACACGGTGTTCCCGCTTCACGCCTTGCAATTACTGAAAGTGGTGCATTAGGTGGTAATGTTTCAGAACAAGAAACTGAAATATATAAAAGAAGTGTTATTGAGCCTATGCAGAATAAACTAGAACGCTTTATGAACAGCATTATAGAGCATAATACAGGTTCTTTAGCATTTGAATTTAAGTTTAATGATATGGACTTAGAAGACGAACAAAAAGATTTAGATATGGCTATTAAGTTATTTGATAAGGCTGCTATTACTCCTAATCAATTAATTCAATACTTTGGTTGGAAGTATAACCTCTTGGAGAGTTCTCACCCTGCTATGGATTACCACTACCTGAATGGTCAAGCAATTGACGGAGACCTACCAGAGGCTGAAGAAACGGCTATTAACGAACAGATAAACGAAGAGGTAGAGAATGCCTTAAAAAGTTTGAAGAGTACCGTAGAGGAGCAAATACAAGTTTCTAAAAAGAAGTGGTGGTCTAAATGA
- a CDS encoding phage tail tape measure protein, translating to MSNVVEILIRAKDQASQVFQNLANTGVASMGSIESSIDNATSTMENMSSTVDNMETSLQSAGETAENTGESINSSLEQAEENADSANRSFKDMFKNWESGAKKAGLAISATGVAVDVLAQKQATLTEDTHRLANVTDMTSKEMRQLAVETANVTFPIEDATALFETATQQGIRSGKAMKEYATYWDTLGDAVRGSGPELAKAGVSLQAIGIEAGNEKEALGAFGFVFQETTSSVEEFLSFIDKTGPELRSMGADINDSAAILGVLEKEFGMTGRTARQEFRAAVNESDGTMQGLLDTLGVSTDSFNQYKQQVKESSGVIQENADIHAESYTPLQKLKHQFDELTYTYGDQIQTLGNLSTVMMATGPLIQAVAYHQQIATAATKAWTVAQKAGTIAARAFAVAQTMALGPIGLIVAAIAAVIAIGYLLIKHWDTVKKVGIAVWEGIVQAAEFCWEMLKKGAINAFKILTFQWRMLYQALKIGFEWIKEVGPKLWEGIKNGAKTAFDFIKGVWTKLGDFLSSIFEGAIKIIKAPFNFFIDGFNKIINGLNGLNIKVPDWVPLIGGERFGFNIPNIPRLHTGGVFNAPTSGGEGLALLKDGEMVLDPMQSRKEAQNQGKSRPQIIKLIIDSRELAEIVANTMQDEIELRGFE from the coding sequence ATGTCTAATGTTGTTGAGATTCTTATTCGTGCTAAAGACCAAGCATCACAAGTATTTCAGAATTTAGCAAACACTGGTGTAGCAAGTATGGGGAGCATAGAGAGTTCTATAGACAATGCTACTTCCACTATGGAGAACATGTCTTCTACCGTTGACAATATGGAAACTTCTCTGCAAAGTGCAGGTGAAACCGCTGAGAATACAGGGGAGTCTATAAATAGTTCTCTTGAACAGGCTGAGGAAAATGCTGACAGTGCAAATCGTTCGTTTAAAGATATGTTTAAAAACTGGGAAAGTGGAGCAAAGAAGGCTGGTCTTGCAATATCTGCTACAGGTGTTGCTGTTGACGTTTTAGCACAGAAACAAGCGACACTGACAGAAGACACTCATAGATTGGCTAATGTAACGGATATGACTAGTAAAGAAATGCGGCAACTAGCGGTAGAAACAGCCAATGTAACCTTTCCGATAGAAGATGCCACTGCATTATTTGAGACTGCCACACAGCAAGGTATTCGCTCAGGTAAGGCTATGAAGGAATATGCCACATACTGGGATACCTTAGGGGATGCCGTTCGTGGCTCTGGTCCTGAATTAGCAAAGGCAGGAGTTAGTCTCCAAGCCATAGGTATAGAAGCAGGTAATGAAAAAGAAGCATTAGGTGCATTTGGCTTTGTATTTCAAGAGACCACAAGTTCAGTTGAGGAATTTCTTTCTTTTATTGATAAAACTGGTCCTGAATTAAGGAGTATGGGTGCTGACATAAATGATTCTGCTGCTATCTTAGGTGTACTAGAAAAAGAATTTGGTATGACTGGAAGAACTGCAAGACAAGAGTTTAGGGCAGCAGTCAATGAGTCTGACGGTACTATGCAAGGCTTGTTAGATACTTTAGGGGTTTCTACGGATTCCTTTAATCAGTACAAACAACAAGTCAAAGAATCAAGTGGTGTTATACAAGAGAATGCTGACATACACGCCGAGAGTTATACTCCATTACAAAAACTAAAGCATCAATTTGATGAACTTACCTATACGTATGGAGACCAAATCCAAACATTAGGAAACCTATCAACAGTTATGATGGCAACTGGTCCACTTATTCAGGCAGTAGCCTACCACCAACAAATAGCAACAGCCGCTACTAAGGCTTGGACAGTAGCCCAAAAGGCAGGAACAATTGCAGCAAGAGCATTTGCAGTTGCTCAAACTATGGCTCTCGGACCAATCGGTCTCATTGTAGCAGCCATTGCAGCCGTTATTGCAATAGGATATCTTCTTATAAAACATTGGGATACGGTCAAAAAAGTAGGCATTGCAGTTTGGGAGGGAATAGTACAAGCAGCCGAGTTTTGCTGGGAAATGCTGAAAAAAGGGGCTATAAACGCATTTAAGATTCTCACTTTCCAATGGAGAATGCTATACCAAGCCTTAAAAATTGGCTTTGAATGGATTAAGGAGGTTGGACCTAAACTTTGGGAAGGAATTAAGAATGGTGCAAAAACAGCATTCGATTTTATCAAAGGTGTCTGGACTAAATTAGGAGATTTCTTGTCTAGTATTTTTGAAGGTGCTATCAAAATTATAAAAGCACCATTTAACTTCTTTATAGACGGCTTTAATAAAATAATTAATGGACTTAATGGATTAAATATTAAAGTTCCTGATTGGGTTCCTTTAATTGGAGGAGAACGCTTTGGATTTAATATACCAAATATTCCACGACTTCATACTGGTGGTGTATTTAATGCACCTACAAGTGGTGGTGAAGGTCTTGCATTATTGAAAGACGGTGAAATGGTATTAGACCCTATGCAATCAAGAAAAGAGGCACAAAATCAGGGTAAATCCCGTCCTCAAATCATTAAACTTATTATTGATAGTAGAGAGTTAGCCGAAATCGTAGCAAACACTATGCAGGACGAAATAGAGTTAAGGGGGTTTGAGTAA
- a CDS encoding DUF3307 domain-containing protein, which yields MNLLILIFAHLLADYPLQGDFLAQQKGKNMIALITHAGIWTGVIATAAFLIGIDINLFDILFLFIVHAVADYMKAKPVGFYKKLNPLGAGLIIDQSIHLIQILVLLIYKGFI from the coding sequence ATGAACTTATTAATTTTAATATTTGCACACCTACTTGCTGACTATCCACTACAAGGGGATTTCTTAGCACAACAAAAAGGTAAGAATATGATTGCATTAATAACACATGCAGGTATATGGACAGGGGTTATAGCAACCGCTGCCTTTTTAATTGGGATTGATATTAATTTATTTGATATATTATTCCTTTTCATTGTTCATGCAGTAGCAGATTATATGAAAGCAAAGCCTGTTGGTTTTTACAAAAAGTTAAATCCATTAGGTGCAGGATTAATTATTGATCAATCAATTCACTTAATACAGATATTAGTCTTATTGATTTATAAAGGATTTATTTAA
- a CDS encoding phage minor head protein codes for MKELEKLLLDIQQVEGIIQAIKSVNRNTRAAEIRLHKNLKKVFVPAFEKIIRELLKLDNVPSNDITRRIILESLFLVQDKFNKEIEKEVLQAAQRGANRTISNMQKAGVGVAFTPIKDNVRQILLNQTFEASERTLQRMTGNVMQNLVESYDKGLGIDEAADRLRSKFKSMEEHELVRIARTEINSAQNQGAYLVNQEIGAEYHMWITAEDHRVRDGSTSDADHVSLHGQIVRVGDAFSNGLTHPGDRTGPIEEWINCRCVLVPFVMPLGKMPPIGQTYFYESDLVDVA; via the coding sequence ATGAAAGAATTAGAAAAACTACTTCTTGATATCCAACAAGTAGAAGGAATAATACAAGCAATTAAATCTGTTAATCGAAATACTAGAGCCGCTGAAATACGATTGCATAAGAATTTGAAGAAGGTATTTGTCCCTGCATTTGAAAAGATAATAAGAGAATTATTGAAATTAGATAATGTTCCTAGCAATGATATTACTCGTAGAATTATATTGGAATCTCTTTTTCTAGTTCAAGATAAGTTTAATAAAGAAATAGAAAAGGAAGTATTACAAGCCGCTCAACGGGGTGCTAATAGAACAATCTCTAATATGCAGAAGGCTGGTGTAGGAGTTGCATTTACACCTATTAAGGATAATGTGAGGCAGATTCTTCTCAATCAAACTTTCGAGGCAAGTGAAAGAACTCTTCAGAGAATGACTGGAAATGTTATGCAAAACCTTGTAGAAAGTTATGATAAGGGATTAGGTATTGACGAGGCCGCTGATAGATTACGAAGTAAATTTAAAAGTATGGAAGAGCATGAACTAGTAAGGATTGCACGAACTGAGATTAACAGCGCACAAAATCAAGGTGCATATTTAGTTAATCAGGAAATAGGTGCTGAATATCATATGTGGATTACTGCAGAAGACCACCGTGTTCGTGACGGCTCTACTTCTGATGCAGATCATGTTTCTTTACATGGTCAAATAGTCAGAGTTGGTGATGCATTCTCTAATGGATTAACCCATCCCGGTGATAGAACAGGACCAATTGAAGAATGGATTAATTGCCGTTGCGTATTAGTTCCATTTGTTATGCCTTTAGGCAAAATGCCTCCAATAGGTCAAACATACTTTTATGAAAGTGACTTGGTAGATGTAGCATAA